One window from the genome of Leucobacter aridicollis encodes:
- a CDS encoding ABC transporter ATP-binding protein → MLPETPPSSSDALPDVGVGAAETPAKTQADALPSFADMPSAGADVPSAGAEESAAPAPVSVRPVPAVDEASAVDKAAAAASAGSAVGAEPSAAAPRARRTRSADPSATAEAPARNRIEVPTPSVVRARERGRVAEQNPVVLRTEMLTKVYGSTVAANEVSFEVHAGSLTGVVGPNGAGKTTTLSMISGLLRPSSGRVSVGDVDVWADGAAAKRLIGTLPDRLRLFDRLTGGQLLYYSGVLHGVAEAEVAKRSAELAEAFGLESALDRLVSDYSAGMQKKIALACSMIHAPEVLVLDEPFEAIDPVSAANVTDILEKYVAGGGSVVMSSHSLELIQRVCDHVVIIVDGSVIAQGTVDAVRDGVSLEDRFRALTGIDESKKGLQWLHGSSDSE, encoded by the coding sequence GTGCTGCCAGAAACCCCGCCTTCGTCGTCTGATGCACTGCCGGACGTAGGGGTCGGCGCTGCAGAAACCCCCGCCAAGACCCAGGCTGACGCGCTGCCATCGTTCGCAGACATGCCGAGTGCTGGCGCAGACGTGCCGAGTGCTGGTGCTGAGGAGTCGGCTGCCCCGGCGCCTGTGTCTGTGCGACCGGTTCCCGCTGTCGATGAGGCTTCCGCTGTCGACAAGGCTGCCGCTGCCGCCTCAGCAGGCAGCGCGGTCGGGGCAGAGCCGTCCGCCGCCGCGCCTCGCGCCCGGCGGACCCGTTCAGCTGACCCGAGCGCGACAGCCGAGGCGCCCGCGCGCAACCGCATTGAAGTGCCGACGCCCTCGGTAGTCCGTGCGCGAGAGCGCGGCCGCGTCGCCGAGCAGAACCCGGTCGTGCTGCGCACCGAGATGCTGACAAAGGTGTACGGCTCGACTGTCGCCGCGAACGAGGTCTCGTTCGAGGTGCATGCCGGCTCACTCACGGGTGTTGTTGGCCCGAACGGCGCCGGTAAGACGACGACGCTGTCAATGATCAGTGGCCTGCTGCGGCCGAGCTCCGGCCGTGTCTCCGTCGGCGACGTCGACGTGTGGGCAGACGGAGCGGCGGCGAAGCGCCTCATCGGAACGCTGCCCGACCGCCTGCGACTGTTTGACCGCCTGACTGGTGGCCAGCTGCTGTACTACTCGGGCGTCCTGCACGGAGTCGCCGAGGCTGAGGTTGCGAAGCGGAGCGCCGAGCTTGCCGAGGCTTTCGGCCTCGAGTCAGCGCTCGACAGGCTCGTCTCTGACTACTCGGCAGGCATGCAGAAGAAGATCGCGCTCGCCTGCTCCATGATTCATGCACCCGAAGTGCTCGTGCTTGACGAGCCGTTCGAAGCGATCGATCCCGTCTCGGCAGCCAACGTGACAGACATCCTCGAGAAGTACGTCGCTGGTGGCGGTAGCGTCGTGATGTCAAGCCACAGTCTCGAACTGATTCAGCGAGTTTGTGACCACGTCGTCATCATCGTCGACGGCTCTGTCATCGCGCAGGGCACGGTCGACGCGGTGCGTGACGGCGTGAGCCTCGAGGATCGATTCCGGGCGCTCACTGGCATCGACGAGTCGAAGAAGGGGCTGCAGTGGTTGCACGGCTCTTCCGACTCCGAGTAG
- a CDS encoding CDP-glycerol glycerophosphotransferase family protein, with translation MQIMKDSKRAVKLAKRVLKGRRAYFELKGLLDERGPLPEQRYRVGVYFADSDVNIYQMRQWYAPLQELSKTRPVVILARNAAGALQLMRESGLDVAYVPKVTSIENFIATQQLDVVLYVNQNTRNFQMMRYGERWHVFINHGESDKMYMTSNQYKTYDYAFVAGDAARARLSKALWQYDVEARTVPIGRPQADHLGGEPAYTPDDRTVVFYAPTWEGDRPAASYGSVVTHGERLVTQLLATGRHRVVYRPHPRSGVVSPEFGAANERIIAMLAEANAADPSAQHVYDESPVLGWQLRAPDVAICDISAMVYDRLATGRPLMVTRPVSEEAEVDEGGYLSVCEWLDAADADNIVAVLDRVISDEGARERLGEWSTRYFGDTTPGSPTRRFGEAIETLLSRADAERLRASETSK, from the coding sequence ATGCAGATTATGAAGGACAGCAAACGCGCCGTGAAGCTCGCCAAGCGTGTCCTGAAGGGACGCCGCGCCTACTTCGAACTCAAGGGGCTTCTCGACGAGCGCGGCCCGCTGCCCGAACAGCGCTACCGTGTTGGCGTCTACTTCGCCGACAGCGACGTCAACATCTACCAGATGCGGCAGTGGTACGCGCCACTACAGGAGCTGTCGAAGACCAGACCCGTCGTAATTCTCGCGCGCAACGCGGCAGGTGCGCTCCAGCTCATGCGCGAAAGTGGCCTCGACGTGGCATACGTGCCAAAGGTCACGAGCATTGAGAACTTCATCGCGACCCAGCAGCTCGACGTCGTGTTGTACGTCAACCAGAACACTCGCAACTTCCAGATGATGCGATACGGCGAACGCTGGCACGTTTTCATCAACCACGGTGAGAGCGACAAGATGTACATGACGAGCAACCAGTACAAGACGTACGACTACGCCTTTGTTGCTGGTGACGCTGCGCGCGCCCGCCTGTCCAAGGCGCTCTGGCAGTACGACGTCGAGGCGCGGACTGTGCCGATCGGCCGTCCCCAGGCAGACCACCTTGGCGGTGAGCCCGCCTACACGCCAGACGATCGAACCGTCGTGTTCTACGCACCGACGTGGGAAGGGGACCGGCCGGCGGCTAGCTACGGCTCCGTTGTCACGCACGGTGAGAGGCTCGTCACGCAGCTGCTCGCCACAGGACGCCACCGAGTCGTCTACCGCCCGCACCCCCGCTCAGGCGTTGTGAGCCCCGAATTCGGAGCCGCAAACGAGCGGATCATCGCGATGCTTGCTGAGGCGAACGCCGCTGATCCTTCCGCTCAACATGTCTACGACGAGTCGCCAGTACTCGGCTGGCAGCTGCGCGCCCCCGACGTCGCGATCTGCGATATCTCGGCAATGGTCTACGACAGGCTCGCGACTGGCCGACCGCTCATGGTGACGCGCCCGGTGTCCGAGGAAGCCGAGGTCGACGAGGGGGGCTATTTGAGCGTCTGCGAATGGCTCGACGCCGCCGACGCCGACAACATTGTGGCAGTGCTCGATCGGGTAATCAGTGACGAGGGCGCCCGCGAGCGGCTCGGAGAGTGGTCGACGCGCTACTTTGGTGACACGACGCCAGGCTCGCCGACGCGACGATTTGGTGAGGCGATCGAAACGCTGCTGTCCCGCGCGGACGCGGAACGCCTGCGGGCCTCCGAAACCTCAAAGTAG
- a CDS encoding glycosyltransferase family 2 protein encodes MVDSPGLLLPPLPDVPAVSYVMPVLNEEGFLERAVHTILNQDYAGDKEIVLALGPSRDASDEIASRIAAADPRVRLVANPERDIPAGLNHAIRASSHPVVIRVDAHSELTPDYTRRGVAALQETGAANVGGIMRAAGTSAVQRAIARGYNSPFGLGGGAYHGDGTPGPAESAYLGIFRREAIDAVGGYDPGILRGEDWELNLRIRRAGFTVWFEPALGVTYWPRASFGDLAKQFFATGTWRAVLVRKYGRANPWRFFAPGVLVISLAVSLVVLALQLAGALPWGWWSLGWAPLAFYALAICFAVWRIPDQRGVRDRLLTGATLVTMHTSWGTGFLRGVVFGGGRVVDRSRA; translated from the coding sequence GTGGTTGATTCCCCCGGTCTACTCCTCCCTCCCCTGCCAGACGTGCCAGCGGTGAGCTACGTGATGCCTGTGCTGAACGAGGAAGGATTTCTCGAGCGCGCGGTGCACACGATCCTGAACCAGGATTACGCTGGCGACAAGGAGATCGTGCTCGCGCTCGGCCCATCTCGTGACGCAAGCGACGAGATCGCGTCGCGGATCGCGGCAGCGGATCCTCGCGTCCGCCTCGTCGCGAACCCCGAACGTGATATCCCGGCCGGGCTCAACCACGCGATCCGCGCGAGCTCCCATCCAGTCGTGATCCGGGTCGACGCGCACTCTGAGCTCACGCCCGACTACACGCGCCGCGGGGTCGCGGCCCTTCAGGAGACTGGCGCAGCGAACGTGGGTGGGATCATGCGAGCGGCAGGAACGTCCGCCGTGCAGCGCGCGATCGCGCGCGGCTACAACAGCCCGTTCGGTCTCGGCGGCGGGGCATACCACGGCGACGGCACCCCGGGGCCTGCGGAGTCCGCGTACCTCGGCATTTTCCGACGCGAGGCAATTGACGCCGTCGGCGGCTACGACCCCGGGATCCTACGCGGCGAGGATTGGGAGCTGAATCTCCGCATCCGGCGTGCGGGTTTCACTGTGTGGTTCGAACCCGCGCTCGGCGTGACCTACTGGCCGCGCGCCAGTTTCGGTGATCTCGCCAAGCAGTTCTTCGCGACGGGTACGTGGCGGGCGGTGCTCGTGCGCAAGTATGGACGTGCGAACCCGTGGAGATTCTTCGCGCCCGGGGTGCTCGTGATCTCGCTCGCCGTGTCACTCGTCGTGCTCGCGCTCCAGCTCGCCGGCGCACTGCCGTGGGGCTGGTGGTCGCTCGGCTGGGCACCGCTCGCTTTCTACGCGCTCGCCATCTGCTTCGCGGTGTGGCGCATCCCGGATCAGCGGGGTGTGCGCGACCGACTGCTCACCGGCGCCACGCTCGTGACGATGCACACGAGCTGGGGAACCGGGTTTTTGCGCGGCGTCGTGTTCGGGGGCGGCCGCGTCGTCGACCGCTCGCGCGCGTAG
- a CDS encoding M23 family metallopeptidase codes for MQPARLPERGPTAYLTPRPRAAAPVPRPGRRRRTVRRTLAASVALASATLMFGAAMFPALVPTVSRLPSDEGTNAPAATAQLLPGADVPEAKSVLDAVGSVRIEEEPQPEPREAAAPGVGARPSVGQIAVGQLAAGGLPSSGVRLPFDREWPLTDGFGYRSAPVEGFHDAQDIAAPGGTPVLAVATGVVVEAGWASDGCGFSAKLQHSVDGQELTSRYCHMEDASHDLSIGQTVEIGSQVGRVGNTGMSFGAHLHLALTLAGQPIDPLPFLRG; via the coding sequence ATGCAGCCTGCGCGATTGCCCGAGCGGGGTCCGACTGCCTACCTCACGCCACGGCCCCGCGCGGCGGCGCCAGTTCCGCGCCCGGGGCGGCGGCGACGAACGGTTCGGCGGACGCTCGCCGCGAGCGTCGCGCTCGCAAGCGCCACGCTAATGTTTGGGGCAGCGATGTTCCCCGCGCTCGTTCCAACGGTCAGCCGGCTACCGAGCGACGAGGGCACGAACGCGCCAGCCGCCACCGCTCAACTGCTGCCAGGTGCCGACGTGCCCGAAGCGAAATCGGTGCTTGACGCGGTTGGCAGCGTGCGTATTGAAGAGGAACCGCAACCGGAGCCGAGAGAGGCCGCAGCGCCCGGGGTCGGTGCGCGGCCAAGCGTCGGGCAGATCGCAGTCGGGCAGCTCGCGGCCGGAGGCCTCCCCAGCTCCGGGGTGAGGCTCCCGTTTGACCGCGAGTGGCCCCTCACTGATGGCTTCGGGTATCGGAGTGCGCCGGTCGAGGGGTTCCACGACGCGCAAGACATCGCGGCGCCCGGTGGCACGCCAGTGCTCGCCGTCGCTACTGGAGTCGTCGTCGAGGCGGGCTGGGCAAGTGACGGCTGCGGCTTCTCGGCAAAGCTACAGCACAGCGTCGACGGACAAGAGCTAACGAGTCGTTACTGCCATATGGAGGATGCGTCGCATGACCTTTCCATTGGCCAGACCGTCGAGATCGGTTCGCAGGTTGGCAGGGTCGGCAACACTGGCATGTCGTTCGGTGCTCACCTGCACCTCGCGCTCACGCTCGCTGGGCAGCCGATCGACCCACTGCCGTTTCTCAGAGGGTGA
- a CDS encoding DUF305 domain-containing protein — translation MKKTLFFGALALAASATLAGCASTGSGARPPAESAAPQSQANAADEMFVTMMIPHHEQAIEMSDIVLAADGVDPAVAEIAEQVKAAQQPEIDKMLSWLSEWGVAYDPEGSASHMTHGGMDGMLSAEDLEALGRASGDEVGRLFLEQMIAHHEGAVDMAKEALSGGSDPRVRELAEQVVADQTDEITAMQQLLAR, via the coding sequence ATGAAGAAGACCCTGTTTTTTGGCGCGCTCGCACTCGCAGCCTCGGCAACGCTCGCAGGTTGCGCCAGCACTGGCAGCGGCGCCCGCCCGCCCGCCGAATCAGCGGCACCGCAGAGCCAGGCGAATGCCGCCGACGAAATGTTCGTCACGATGATGATCCCGCACCACGAGCAAGCTATCGAAATGTCCGACATCGTGCTCGCGGCCGACGGCGTCGACCCGGCCGTCGCCGAGATCGCCGAGCAGGTCAAGGCTGCGCAACAACCCGAGATCGACAAAATGCTGTCGTGGCTGAGCGAGTGGGGAGTCGCCTATGATCCGGAGGGCTCCGCGTCGCACATGACGCACGGCGGCATGGATGGCATGCTCTCTGCCGAAGACCTCGAGGCGCTGGGGCGCGCGAGCGGGGACGAGGTCGGCAGGCTGTTTCTTGAGCAGATGATCGCCCACCACGAGGGCGCCGTCGACATGGCGAAGGAGGCGCTCTCCGGCGGCAGCGACCCGAGGGTGCGCGAACTTGCAGAACAGGTCGTCGCCGATCAGACCGACGAAATCACCGCGATGCAGCAGTTGCTGGCTCGCTGA
- a CDS encoding DUF6153 family protein: MNDRIALRAPRTRRPVRAVLVVLTGVLLVIVGLLGMHTLSGASADASHTTSGVAALSASSAAHGGQHGPTGATIAGGENLAAHQIADTAHADALHDPPPAGDTAPGHEAMAAACALALIVGMLLLVIPRSETATRTLRDRATAAAASVRAALPAPTPSLIVLSISRT; this comes from the coding sequence ATGAACGACAGGATCGCGCTGCGCGCACCCCGGACCCGGCGTCCGGTCCGCGCGGTCCTCGTCGTGCTCACCGGTGTGCTCCTCGTCATCGTCGGGCTGCTCGGCATGCATACCCTCAGCGGCGCGTCAGCAGACGCGTCGCACACAACGAGCGGGGTAGCGGCGCTCTCGGCGAGTAGCGCTGCACACGGCGGGCAGCACGGCCCGACGGGGGCCACGATTGCCGGCGGTGAGAACCTCGCCGCGCACCAGATCGCCGACACGGCGCACGCGGACGCGCTGCACGACCCTCCGCCCGCGGGCGACACTGCGCCTGGCCACGAGGCGATGGCTGCTGCATGCGCGTTGGCGCTCATCGTCGGCATGCTGCTGCTCGTCATCCCCAGGTCGGAAACCGCAACGCGCACGCTCCGAGACCGCGCAACGGCGGCGGCCGCAAGCGTGCGCGCTGCGCTGCCCGCCCCGACGCCGTCCCTCATCGTCCTCTCAATCAGTCGAACCTGA
- a CDS encoding CDP-glycerol glycerophosphotransferase family protein, translating into MSARQFQFASGNLSKLLAIPKYLLSWVFAFFVPRVPGTWAFGSGIGVGEGALALARELRDSRPDARIVWLVAEEAERALAEAEGFVPVLRRGRHGFWATLRAETLVVTHGLGDVNRFGVFGGTIVQLWHGAPLKRIHLDSPVTTAVRGPAPLRGVLQRMYERGTKQVSLYVAGSVTAAERLRSAFRVAPGKVAVLGDPRDDELAAQAADPAMAAAAREHVLDILSQRIQGGRATGPLVLYAPTWRDGDVDPAIPTHAEVTEIVAALASVDAHLVIRSHPLGEGEYGAAVGERIHLLGSDIARDITPLLGAFDAVITDFSSIAVDFSLLERPIQWFAPDLDAYTAKRGLYEALEVTAGANIARSWGEVTASLSEILTTGTAARREASRAAAALASRFHPYRDGKSASRVLAAVERLRLPAAELVAPDGVFFESFYGRQVSCNPLALDREIAARYPELPRYWSVTSERQAVPAGATPVLVGGVEWFAARRMARLLIVNDWLRFGFKRGPEQTVLQTWHGTMLKHLALGRPNVSLRTKLAIKRESRRWSMMLSQNAHSTDQFRGSYAFAGEILETGYPRDDRLALADIVGEMNPVAQATARQTLGIPEGNSVVVYAPTWRDRGTTVVDSLDVNALADALGENWTVVARGHTRTHELGSYLRLNPRVIDATAHPDINDVILAADLLVTDYSSVMFDAAVAGTPLAFYVPDLPQYRDAERGFTFDFEASAPGPLLQSRDELVMLAEEVREHGRSAQWIVDFRPAYAAWQARFTPHDDGAASVRVVDRLAERGAFGPALDRNA; encoded by the coding sequence ATGAGTGCACGTCAATTCCAGTTCGCGAGCGGCAACCTCTCGAAGCTTCTCGCGATCCCGAAATACCTCCTGTCCTGGGTCTTCGCGTTCTTCGTTCCCCGGGTGCCAGGAACCTGGGCGTTCGGCAGCGGGATCGGCGTTGGAGAAGGTGCGCTTGCGCTCGCCCGCGAGCTGCGCGACAGCAGGCCTGACGCCCGCATCGTCTGGCTCGTCGCCGAGGAGGCCGAACGCGCACTCGCGGAGGCCGAAGGATTCGTTCCAGTGCTCAGGCGCGGCAGGCACGGGTTCTGGGCGACGCTTCGAGCAGAGACGCTCGTCGTGACGCACGGCCTCGGTGACGTGAACCGATTCGGCGTGTTTGGCGGAACCATCGTGCAGCTTTGGCACGGGGCCCCGCTCAAGCGCATTCACCTCGATTCCCCGGTGACGACAGCCGTACGCGGGCCCGCCCCGCTCCGCGGGGTGCTGCAGCGTATGTACGAGCGCGGCACCAAGCAGGTCAGTCTGTACGTTGCGGGTTCCGTGACTGCGGCCGAGCGTCTCCGATCGGCGTTCCGAGTCGCTCCGGGCAAGGTCGCCGTGCTCGGCGATCCGCGAGACGACGAGCTCGCGGCGCAGGCAGCGGACCCTGCCATGGCGGCCGCGGCCCGTGAGCACGTACTCGACATCCTCTCGCAGCGGATTCAGGGTGGGCGCGCGACGGGCCCGCTCGTGCTGTACGCGCCGACATGGCGAGACGGCGACGTTGATCCCGCCATCCCTACACACGCTGAGGTGACGGAAATCGTTGCAGCCCTCGCCAGCGTCGACGCGCACCTCGTCATTCGTTCCCACCCGCTCGGAGAAGGGGAGTATGGTGCGGCTGTCGGCGAGCGGATCCACCTGCTGGGGAGCGACATCGCCCGCGACATCACCCCGCTACTCGGTGCCTTCGACGCCGTCATCACAGATTTCTCGTCAATCGCCGTCGACTTCTCGCTCCTCGAACGCCCAATCCAGTGGTTCGCCCCCGACCTCGACGCGTACACCGCGAAGCGCGGCCTGTACGAGGCGCTCGAGGTCACCGCAGGTGCGAACATCGCGCGCTCCTGGGGCGAGGTCACCGCCTCGCTCAGTGAGATTCTGACCACTGGCACCGCCGCTCGCCGCGAGGCATCGCGTGCAGCCGCAGCCCTCGCGTCGCGGTTCCACCCGTATCGCGATGGCAAGTCGGCCAGCCGTGTCCTCGCGGCTGTCGAGCGCCTGCGGCTTCCGGCCGCCGAGCTTGTCGCACCGGATGGTGTCTTTTTCGAGAGTTTTTATGGTCGGCAAGTCAGCTGCAATCCGCTCGCGCTCGACCGCGAGATCGCCGCTCGCTATCCTGAGCTGCCCCGCTACTGGAGCGTGACGAGCGAGCGTCAGGCGGTGCCAGCGGGAGCGACGCCCGTGCTCGTCGGCGGCGTCGAATGGTTCGCCGCGAGGCGGATGGCCCGGTTGCTCATCGTCAACGACTGGCTTCGGTTCGGGTTCAAGCGTGGGCCGGAACAAACAGTGCTCCAGACGTGGCACGGCACGATGCTGAAACACCTCGCGCTCGGTCGCCCGAACGTCTCACTGCGCACGAAGCTCGCGATCAAACGTGAGAGTCGCCGCTGGAGCATGATGCTCTCGCAGAACGCACACTCGACCGACCAGTTCCGTGGCAGCTACGCGTTTGCGGGGGAGATTCTCGAAACTGGGTATCCGCGCGACGACAGGCTCGCGCTCGCTGACATTGTCGGCGAGATGAACCCCGTGGCCCAGGCGACGGCGCGCCAGACACTCGGCATTCCCGAGGGGAACTCGGTCGTCGTGTACGCGCCGACCTGGCGCGACCGCGGCACGACGGTTGTCGACTCGCTCGACGTGAACGCGCTCGCAGATGCGCTCGGCGAGAACTGGACTGTCGTGGCCAGGGGGCACACTCGCACGCACGAGCTTGGCAGCTATCTCCGACTGAATCCCCGCGTCATCGACGCCACCGCGCACCCAGACATCAACGACGTGATCCTCGCCGCAGACCTCTTGGTGACCGACTACTCATCGGTGATGTTCGATGCTGCGGTCGCAGGGACACCGTTGGCGTTCTATGTTCCAGACCTCCCGCAGTACCGAGACGCCGAGCGCGGGTTCACGTTTGACTTCGAGGCGAGCGCTCCCGGACCGCTGCTTCAGTCACGCGACGAGCTTGTGATGCTTGCCGAAGAGGTGCGCGAGCATGGGCGCTCGGCCCAGTGGATTGTCGACTTTCGGCCAGCCTATGCGGCGTGGCAGGCAAGGTTCACGCCACACGACGACGGAGCCGCCTCGGTGCGCGTCGTCGATAGGCTTGCGGAACGCGGTGCGTTCGGTCCCGCTCTGGATCGGAACGCATAG
- a CDS encoding S1C family serine protease, with translation MAEKNDTPGQPVEPEESQRPSEGLAGAPTPHEQSAPATPPAAAPAPHLGGVTPPQPGGVTPPEFSHGSGIPSAAPSSSPETQGAGAAFGVQPGGYPTAQQGAYPAAQQGAYSAPNAEQQPQLTQEYPTQALHETLAAPGAPQQGAGVAAQKRTHSTGTFLAGLAVAALIGGIVGGGVSSLVVANAIPKSNAVSQQGGTVKLNNPETATDISGVAMVATPSVVTLTVDSQNASGSGSGVIYSEDGYIITNAHVVTLDGAATDPRIRVKHSDGRVFDGKLVGVAPYSDIAVVKVEAEGLTPVAVASSADVNVGDLAVAIGAPMSLSNTVTSGVVSALNRGISVGSALIPQDPSQEGQEDHNGEGAPDNGRSFPWDFRFDTPGEQENSQQTGGQVTLPVVQTDASINPGNSGGALLNAKGELIGINVAIASPGATEGNASSAGLGFAIPSDLATRVADEIIAGEKPTHGLLGASVVDSSLDDDEDANHAGGLIKEVVRDGAAAKAGLKVGDVITAVDGVPAADGTSVSALIRMHAGDSEVTIDYTRRGVAGQTTTTLGTLDW, from the coding sequence ATGGCTGAGAAAAACGACACCCCGGGCCAGCCCGTCGAACCTGAAGAATCGCAGCGGCCGAGCGAGGGATTGGCCGGCGCGCCGACACCCCATGAGCAGTCCGCTCCGGCCACGCCGCCGGCCGCGGCACCAGCGCCCCACCTCGGGGGAGTCACGCCGCCGCAGCCCGGTGGTGTGACCCCGCCGGAGTTCTCGCACGGGTCGGGCATTCCGAGCGCTGCGCCCAGCAGCAGCCCCGAAACTCAGGGTGCCGGCGCAGCGTTCGGCGTGCAGCCAGGCGGCTACCCGACCGCGCAGCAGGGTGCGTACCCGGCGGCGCAGCAGGGTGCATACTCCGCCCCGAACGCCGAGCAGCAGCCCCAGCTGACACAGGAGTACCCCACGCAGGCGCTCCACGAGACGCTTGCAGCCCCGGGGGCTCCGCAGCAGGGGGCCGGTGTGGCTGCCCAGAAGCGAACCCATTCGACAGGCACGTTCCTCGCTGGTCTCGCAGTGGCAGCGCTCATCGGCGGAATTGTCGGCGGGGGCGTCTCCTCGCTCGTCGTTGCGAACGCTATTCCGAAGAGCAACGCTGTCTCGCAGCAGGGCGGCACTGTCAAGCTCAATAACCCCGAAACCGCGACCGATATATCGGGTGTCGCGATGGTTGCAACACCGAGCGTTGTGACGTTGACTGTCGATTCGCAGAACGCCTCTGGCTCCGGTTCTGGTGTCATCTACAGCGAGGACGGCTACATCATCACCAACGCCCACGTTGTCACGCTCGATGGCGCGGCGACCGATCCGCGCATTCGGGTGAAGCACAGCGACGGGCGCGTCTTCGACGGCAAGCTTGTCGGCGTCGCCCCATACTCAGACATTGCAGTAGTGAAGGTTGAGGCAGAAGGCCTCACCCCGGTTGCCGTCGCGAGCTCAGCAGACGTGAACGTCGGCGACCTCGCCGTGGCTATCGGCGCCCCGATGAGTCTCTCCAACACGGTAACAAGCGGCGTCGTGAGCGCGCTCAACCGCGGAATCTCAGTTGGCAGCGCATTGATTCCGCAGGATCCGAGCCAGGAGGGGCAGGAGGATCACAACGGGGAAGGCGCACCGGACAACGGTCGCAGCTTCCCGTGGGATTTCCGGTTTGACACCCCCGGTGAGCAGGAGAACTCGCAGCAGACAGGCGGACAGGTCACGCTGCCCGTCGTGCAGACCGATGCATCGATCAACCCAGGCAACTCCGGCGGCGCGTTGCTCAACGCCAAGGGCGAACTCATCGGCATCAACGTCGCGATCGCGTCGCCGGGCGCGACAGAAGGCAACGCGTCAAGCGCTGGCCTCGGATTCGCGATCCCGTCGGACCTCGCCACGCGCGTCGCCGACGAGATTATCGCCGGTGAGAAGCCGACCCACGGCCTCCTCGGTGCGAGCGTCGTGGATTCGAGCCTTGACGACGATGAAGACGCGAACCACGCGGGAGGCCTCATTAAGGAGGTAGTCCGCGACGGCGCTGCCGCAAAGGCTGGTCTCAAAGTTGGCGACGTTATCACCGCGGTTGACGGCGTGCCAGCCGCTGACGGCACATCAGTCTCGGCTCTGATTCGCATGCACGCGGGAGACAGTGAAGTGACAATCGACTACACCCGCCGTGGAGTCGCCGGTCAGACCACTACAACCCTCGGAACGCTGGACTGGTAG